In Senegalia massiliensis, a single genomic region encodes these proteins:
- the fdrA gene encoding acyl-CoA synthetase FdrA encodes MIYGLIKKNTYQDSVNLMVLSSKLSESDGINNVSIMMGTPANKEILENTGMYSEEFEEAGANDICIAVDTENKEKVEEVREKLDESIKNLSSKSKDSKLEKSKTLDGALTSLPDANLALISIPGEYVYEEADRLLDKGINTFIFSDNVSIEDEKKLKEKAHKKDLLVMGPDCGTGIISNIPLAFANIIPEGNIGIVGASGTGIQEVTSIIGRNGGGITHAIGLGGRDLSSDIGAISALDALEMLDKDKDTDVLVFISKPPAEKVKNKVIDKFKKLNKKVVAIFLGERPKEDEEKIKYAWTLEEAAYKALILSKRQKDYSSNLSDIKDKLDKIKENSSQRKVLGLFGGGTLAGEAAMLLKEHFNVDAKSKEEGYMLKYEDNKIIDLGDDKYTQGRPHPMIDPSTRKKAIKELKDNDDVAIVLFDDVLGYGSNEDMASALAPEIKEVIEYKKSNNKDIVFIASICGTEDDIQSYSEQVEKLKEAGVLVLDTNAEAVYTSISSLNYLNSNIEIKENNDEKKTILNSDLKVINMGLESFAETIKKHGGQVVQYEWSPRAGGDKKMQGLLDKLNSL; translated from the coding sequence ATGATATATGGTTTAATTAAAAAAAATACTTATCAAGATTCAGTTAATCTTATGGTATTAAGTAGTAAGTTATCAGAATCAGATGGTATAAATAACGTATCTATAATGATGGGTACTCCTGCTAATAAGGAAATATTAGAAAATACAGGAATGTATTCAGAAGAATTTGAAGAAGCTGGTGCAAATGATATTTGTATAGCAGTAGATACAGAAAACAAGGAAAAGGTAGAAGAAGTAAGAGAGAAATTAGATGAATCTATTAAAAATTTATCTTCTAAATCAAAAGATTCTAAACTAGAAAAAAGTAAAACTTTAGATGGGGCATTAACTAGTTTACCTGATGCTAATTTAGCCTTAATATCCATACCAGGTGAATATGTATATGAAGAGGCTGATAGACTTTTAGATAAAGGAATAAACACTTTTATATTTAGTGACAATGTTTCTATAGAAGATGAAAAAAAACTAAAAGAAAAAGCACATAAAAAAGATTTATTAGTAATGGGACCTGATTGTGGTACTGGAATAATATCTAATATACCATTAGCTTTTGCTAATATTATTCCTGAAGGCAATATTGGAATAGTAGGTGCATCTGGTACAGGTATACAAGAAGTTACATCTATAATTGGTAGAAATGGAGGGGGAATTACTCATGCTATAGGTCTTGGTGGTAGAGATTTATCAAGTGATATAGGAGCCATATCAGCACTTGATGCGTTAGAAATGTTAGATAAGGATAAGGATACTGATGTATTAGTATTTATTTCAAAGCCACCTGCAGAAAAAGTAAAAAACAAAGTAATAGATAAATTCAAAAAATTAAATAAAAAGGTAGTAGCAATATTCTTAGGTGAAAGACCAAAAGAAGATGAAGAAAAAATAAAATATGCTTGGACTTTAGAAGAAGCTGCATATAAAGCATTAATACTATCAAAAAGACAAAAAGATTATAGTTCTAATTTATCTGATATTAAAGATAAATTAGATAAAATAAAAGAAAATTCATCACAAAGAAAAGTATTAGGTCTTTTTGGAGGAGGAACTTTAGCAGGTGAAGCTGCAATGTTATTAAAAGAACACTTCAATGTAGATGCTAAATCAAAAGAAGAAGGATACATGCTAAAATATGAAGACAACAAAATAATTGACTTAGGGGATGATAAATATACTCAAGGTAGACCACATCCTATGATTGATCCTTCTACTAGAAAAAAAGCAATAAAAGAATTAAAAGATAATGATGATGTTGCTATAGTACTTTTTGATGATGTATTAGGATATGGTTCAAATGAAGATATGGCTAGTGCATTGGCACCAGAAATAAAAGAAGTTATAGAATATAAAAAGTCAAATAATAAAGATATAGTATTTATAGCATCTATTTGTGGAACAGAAGATGATATTCAATCTTATAGTGAACAGGTAGAAAAGCTTAAAGAAGCTGGTGTATTAGTATTAGATACAAATGCAGAAGCAGTATATACTTCTATTTCATCACTTAATTATTTAAATTCAAATATAGAAATAAAAGAAAATAATGATGAAAAGAAAACAATACTAAATAGTGATTTAAAAGTTATAAATATGGGTCTTGAAAGCTTTGCAGAAACTATTAAGAAACATGGAGGACAAGTTGTACAATATGAATGGTCACCAAGAGCTGGTGGAGATAAGAAAATGCAAGGTTTATTAGATAAATTAAATTCTTTATAG
- a CDS encoding DUF1116 domain-containing protein → MKYKNLDEANKAVTDKIVSAQPYLMDVVPAKEVIDELNGKVLLHAGPPMKWEHMTNPMKGSCYGAAIFEGWAKNEEEADKLLSSGEVEFIPCHHVDAVGPMGGITSGNMPVLVVENKDGGNRAYCTLNEGIGKVLRFGAYNDEVVNRLHWMKDVLGPALSKAVKQIDGGMNLSVIVSKAITMGDEFHQRNIAASALFMKDVMPYILKVGLNEKDLEDVTKFLADTDQFFLNIMMAYSKSVMDSARQIEEGTIVTALTRNGHEFGIRVSGLGDRWFTAPVNTPKGLFFSGYSQDDANADIGDSAITETFGVGGMAMVAAPGVTKFIGLDGFEEAQKISDEESEICVGHNPNMSIPNWDFKGICLGIDIRKVVETGITPYINTGIAHKEAGIGQIGAGVVHPPMECFKKALEALVEKYSK, encoded by the coding sequence ATGAAATATAAAAATTTAGATGAAGCAAACAAGGCAGTAACAGATAAAATAGTATCAGCACAACCATATTTAATGGATGTAGTACCTGCAAAGGAAGTTATTGATGAATTAAATGGAAAGGTTCTTTTACATGCAGGTCCACCTATGAAATGGGAGCATATGACTAATCCTATGAAAGGTTCATGTTATGGAGCTGCAATATTTGAAGGTTGGGCAAAAAATGAAGAAGAAGCAGACAAGCTACTTTCAAGTGGAGAAGTTGAATTTATTCCATGTCATCATGTAGATGCAGTAGGACCTATGGGTGGAATTACTTCTGGAAATATGCCTGTATTAGTTGTAGAAAATAAAGATGGTGGAAATAGAGCATATTGTACACTAAATGAAGGAATAGGAAAAGTACTTCGTTTTGGTGCTTATAATGATGAAGTAGTAAATAGACTTCATTGGATGAAAGATGTATTAGGACCTGCATTATCTAAAGCAGTTAAACAAATAGATGGAGGTATGAATTTAAGTGTTATAGTTTCTAAAGCTATAACAATGGGTGATGAATTTCATCAAAGAAATATAGCAGCATCTGCATTATTTATGAAAGATGTAATGCCATATATATTAAAAGTAGGATTAAATGAAAAAGATCTAGAAGATGTTACAAAATTCTTAGCTGATACAGATCAATTCTTTTTAAATATTATGATGGCATATTCAAAATCTGTAATGGATTCAGCAAGACAAATAGAAGAAGGAACTATTGTAACAGCATTAACTAGAAATGGACATGAATTTGGAATAAGGGTTTCAGGTTTAGGAGACAGATGGTTTACAGCACCTGTTAATACTCCAAAAGGATTATTCTTTAGTGGATATTCTCAAGATGATGCTAATGCTGATATAGGAGATAGTGCTATAACTGAAACATTTGGAGTAGGTGGTATGGCAATGGTTGCAGCTCCTGGTGTAACTAAATTTATTGGTTTAGATGGATTTGAAGAAGCACAAAAAATTAGTGATGAAGAAAGTGAAATTTGTGTAGGACATAATCCTAATATGTCTATACCAAACTGGGACTTTAAGGGAATTTGCCTTGGAATTGATATAAGAAAAGTGGTTGAAACAGGAATTACTCCTTATATCAATACAGGTATTGCTCATAAAGAAGCAGGAATAGGTCAAATTGGTGCAGGAGTAGTTCATCCACCAATGGAATGTTTTAAAAAAGCATTAGAAGCATTAGTTGAAAAATATTCTAAATAG
- the mgtE gene encoding magnesium transporter, which yields MNKKLLQTLIENKDFKQIKNNINNMNIPDVAELIEELDNTYSLLIFRLLNKITAARVFSYISRANQKKFLLLVNEKELKKLTDELFLDDKVDLVEEMPANLVKKILKTSDEKERKLINQFLKYPKDSAGSLMTIEFIDLKKELTAAMSLERIKKLGYNKETIYTSYVITNTRVLEGIIELKDLVLEDSNEKIENIMSKNVIYVNTHDDQEYVASIFKKYDLLSIPVVDNEKRLVGIITIDDIMDVVELENTEDIHRMAAIEPSHTNYLDENIFILAKRRIIWLLVLMISATFTGLILSRYEEALESVVALTFFIPMLMDTGGNAGSQASTLIIRSITLEEIQFKDIFKVILKELGVSSIVGIILAILNFLRIYFIQGYSIKISLIVTMTLMLTVMLAKIVGGILPLIAKKAKLDPAIMASPLVTTIVDTFSLIVYFRIATLILKI from the coding sequence ATGAATAAAAAATTATTACAAACTTTAATTGAAAATAAGGATTTTAAGCAAATAAAAAACAATATTAATAATATGAATATACCTGATGTAGCTGAACTTATAGAAGAATTAGATAATACTTATTCTTTACTGATATTTAGACTTTTAAATAAAATAACTGCTGCAAGAGTATTTTCTTATATTTCTAGAGCAAACCAAAAAAAGTTTCTTTTATTAGTTAATGAAAAAGAATTAAAAAAGTTAACTGATGAATTATTTTTAGATGATAAAGTTGATTTAGTAGAAGAAATGCCAGCAAATTTAGTGAAAAAAATATTAAAAACTTCAGATGAAAAAGAAAGAAAATTAATTAATCAATTTTTAAAATATCCTAAAGATTCAGCTGGGTCTTTAATGACTATAGAATTTATTGATTTAAAAAAAGAATTAACTGCTGCCATGTCTTTAGAAAGAATAAAAAAATTAGGGTATAATAAAGAAACAATATACACCTCATATGTGATTACAAATACTAGAGTATTAGAGGGTATTATAGAACTTAAAGATTTAGTATTGGAAGATAGTAATGAAAAAATAGAAAATATAATGAGCAAAAATGTTATTTATGTTAATACTCATGATGATCAAGAATATGTAGCATCTATTTTTAAAAAATATGATTTATTATCTATTCCAGTAGTAGATAACGAAAAAAGATTAGTAGGGATAATTACTATAGATGATATAATGGATGTTGTAGAACTTGAAAATACTGAAGATATCCATAGAATGGCAGCAATAGAACCTTCACATACTAATTACTTAGATGAAAACATATTTATTTTAGCTAAAAGAAGAATTATTTGGCTTCTAGTTCTTATGATATCTGCTACATTTACAGGGCTTATTTTAAGTAGGTATGAAGAAGCTCTTGAATCTGTAGTGGCACTTACATTTTTCATACCAATGTTAATGGACACTGGTGGAAATGCTGGTTCACAAGCTTCTACATTAATTATAAGAAGTATTACTTTAGAAGAAATACAATTTAAAGATATATTTAAAGTTATCTTAAAAGAATTGGGTGTGAGTTCTATAGTTGGTATAATACTTGCGATATTGAATTTTTTAAGGATATATTTTATTCAAGGATATTCAATAAAAATTTCACTTATAGTTACAATGACTTTGATGCTTACAGTTATGTTAGCAAAAATAGTGGGTGGAATACTTCCTCTTATAGCTAAAAAAGCTAAATTAGATCCTGCTATTATGGCTAGTCCTCTTGTTACCACAATTGTAGATACCTTTTCTCTTATAGTTTATTTTAGAATTGCAACTTTAATATTGAAAATATGA
- a CDS encoding glycerophosphoryl diester phosphodiesterase membrane domain-containing protein, with protein MIRMFKNSFKDFKKVYKKYIIFEIIHTIITSFLFVPIISYIVGRLLIKIGSRSLINSDVFKTVLSYEGIIGLIFISILFIIFIFIEYGVLITISQKQYFGKDISILNSFITTLIKIPRMLSLGILPLVLLLLLLTPFIELPISNVLAKDLNLPLYVRRSIINSNLDLAIYILILISVLYIFLRLIFTFHTIIIENKTILKSIKYSWKLTDDREIKIFLKLILYNGLVLSTGFLVVSFITFIANKLGTIIDSNYIDELFITFSSYVTYIFLSMLVPTNVIFLTRLYYSRIQSFTSNVSDTLNAYRNEKFKNIEKRFYKVIYNKRYMLTFILFISIAFTFNINYFFNKETIYLGRDIMIAAHRSNTVTTPENSLSAIRTALTKEINYIEVDVQLTKDKEVVLYHDISLRRLAGLSESVSQLNYNDLSKVDIGSSYSNEYEGEKIPTLDESLKEVKGKMNIIVELKSYGPKKDLVKKTIDIIEKNNMVDSVYIQSFDNRLLKMVRDLNPNIKIGQIMYIAAGDLSYLDVDFYTIDQNMLSNKIVRHARDNNRKIWVYTVNSETDIKEVLKYDIDGIITDYPFKVKEIIEFSF; from the coding sequence ATGATTAGAATGTTTAAAAATAGTTTTAAAGATTTTAAAAAAGTTTATAAGAAATATATTATATTTGAAATTATACATACTATAATAACTTCTTTTTTATTTGTACCTATTATTTCATATATAGTTGGAAGGTTATTAATTAAAATAGGTTCTAGATCATTAATTAATAGTGATGTATTTAAAACAGTTCTTTCATATGAAGGCATAATTGGATTAATATTTATTTCTATATTATTTATTATCTTTATATTTATTGAATATGGAGTCTTGATTACAATATCACAAAAACAATATTTTGGTAAAGATATATCTATATTGAATTCATTTATAACTACTCTTATTAAAATACCTAGGATGTTAAGCTTAGGTATTTTGCCTCTTGTTCTTTTATTACTTTTATTAACACCATTTATAGAACTACCTATTTCAAATGTTTTAGCTAAAGATTTAAATTTGCCATTGTATGTAAGAAGAAGTATTATAAATTCTAATCTTGATTTAGCTATATATATATTAATTTTAATTTCCGTATTATATATTTTTTTAAGACTAATTTTTACTTTCCATACTATTATTATTGAAAATAAAACAATATTAAAATCAATAAAGTATAGTTGGAAATTAACTGATGATAGAGAAATAAAGATATTTTTAAAATTAATTTTATACAATGGGTTAGTTTTATCTACTGGTTTTTTAGTTGTATCTTTTATTACATTTATAGCTAATAAACTTGGAACAATAATAGATAGTAATTATATAGATGAATTATTTATAACTTTTTCAAGTTATGTAACCTATATATTTTTATCTATGTTGGTACCTACAAATGTAATATTTTTAACTAGATTATATTATTCACGTATACAAAGTTTTACATCAAATGTTAGTGATACTTTAAATGCATATAGAAACGAGAAATTTAAAAATATAGAAAAAAGATTTTATAAGGTTATATATAATAAAAGATATATGTTAACTTTTATATTATTTATATCTATTGCTTTTACATTTAATATAAATTACTTTTTTAATAAAGAAACTATATACTTAGGTAGAGATATTATGATAGCTGCCCATAGGAGCAATACTGTAACTACCCCTGAGAATTCACTTAGTGCAATAAGAACAGCTTTAACTAAAGAGATTAATTATATAGAAGTTGATGTACAACTTACAAAAGATAAAGAAGTAGTATTATATCATGATATAAGTCTTAGAAGACTTGCAGGCCTTAGTGAAAGTGTATCCCAACTTAATTATAATGACTTATCTAAAGTTGATATAGGTTCTTCATATTCTAATGAATATGAAGGAGAAAAAATTCCTACATTAGATGAATCATTAAAAGAAGTAAAAGGTAAAATGAATATAATAGTTGAATTAAAATCATATGGTCCTAAAAAAGATCTGGTAAAAAAAACTATAGATATAATAGAAAAAAATAATATGGTAGATAGTGTATATATACAATCTTTTGACAATAGACTTCTTAAAATGGTAAGAGATTTAAATCCAAATATAAAGATAGGTCAAATAATGTATATTGCAGCAGGTGATTTATCTTATTTAGATGTAGATTTTTATACAATTGATCAAAACATGCTTTCAAATAAAATTGTAAGACACGCCAGAGATAATAATAGAAAAATATGGGTATATACTGTTAATAGTGAAACAGATATTAAAGAAGTTTTAAAGTATGATATTGATGGTATAATAACTGATTATCCTTTTAAGGTGAAAGAAATTATTGAGTTTAGTTTTTAA
- a CDS encoding DegV family protein, giving the protein MNKIALVTDSTCDLPKNIIDKYSIKIMPLKVIYSDGEYKDKIDITPEDIYERFDEEIPKTSLPSLGDCIELFEELKNENYTHIIVTTISGGLSGTINMMKNAKDIVEGLEIEIIDSKSLSMGLGYPVLEGAKELEITNDYYKTIQKIRDVIAKTDTFYVVETLEYLKKGGRIGRVEGTIGELLKIKPIISINKEGSYYTYKKVRGRNRSIRSLYNIIKEKSQNNKINVAVAHGNAYDEGMKLLDNIKQLKNVVSTTFTQISPVLVVHTGPGLIGIIISERL; this is encoded by the coding sequence ATGAATAAAATTGCTTTAGTAACAGATTCCACTTGTGATTTACCAAAAAATATAATAGATAAGTATAGTATAAAGATAATGCCATTAAAAGTAATTTATTCTGATGGTGAATATAAAGATAAAATTGATATAACACCAGAAGATATATATGAAAGATTTGATGAAGAAATTCCTAAAACTTCACTACCTTCATTAGGAGATTGTATTGAATTATTTGAAGAATTGAAAAATGAAAATTATACTCATATTATAGTTACAACTATTTCAGGTGGACTAAGTGGAACAATAAATATGATGAAAAATGCTAAGGATATAGTAGAAGGGTTAGAAATAGAAATAATTGATTCTAAATCTTTAAGTATGGGACTAGGTTATCCTGTATTAGAAGGAGCAAAAGAATTAGAGATAACTAATGATTATTATAAAACTATTCAAAAGATAAGAGATGTAATAGCTAAAACTGATACATTTTATGTAGTAGAAACATTAGAATATCTAAAAAAAGGTGGAAGAATTGGCAGAGTTGAAGGGACTATAGGAGAGTTATTAAAAATAAAGCCAATTATCTCAATAAACAAAGAGGGAAGTTACTATACTTATAAGAAAGTAAGAGGAAGAAACAGATCTATAAGATCGTTATATAATATTATAAAAGAAAAATCACAAAATAATAAAATTAATGTAGCTGTAGCTCATGGTAATGCTTATGATGAGGGAATGAAACTTCTTGATAATATTAAACAACTTAAAAATGTAGTTTCCACGACTTTCACTCAAATAAGTCCTGTTTTAGTAGTACATACGGGACCAGGATTAATTGGCATAATAATATCTGAAAGGTTATAG
- a CDS encoding DsbA family protein has translation MGLGIVEKLKEEYPINDIWIPYELNPDTPKEGESLKNKFSQEKLAEMKTEIERKANTVDIEIYDLEFTSNSHNAFKVSEWAKISNKFKNFHKRVYESNFREGENIYDKEVLAILGEDVGLKKQDVYNAIDSIKYEEKLKEYKKETAKKNIDTIPTFIINDEKVVIGTQPLDYFRKIFDKINS, from the coding sequence ATAGGCTTAGGTATAGTCGAAAAATTAAAAGAAGAATATCCAATCAATGATATATGGATACCTTATGAATTAAATCCTGATACTCCCAAAGAGGGAGAATCTCTTAAGAATAAATTTAGTCAAGAAAAATTAGCAGAAATGAAAACAGAAATAGAAAGAAAGGCAAATACAGTAGATATAGAAATTTATGATTTAGAATTTACTTCTAACTCACATAATGCATTTAAAGTTTCTGAATGGGCTAAGATTTCTAACAAATTTAAAAATTTTCATAAAAGGGTATATGAAAGTAATTTTAGAGAAGGTGAAAATATTTATGATAAAGAAGTTTTAGCAATACTTGGAGAAGATGTAGGATTAAAAAAACAAGATGTATACAATGCAATAGATAGTATAAAATATGAAGAAAAACTTAAAGAGTATAAAAAAGAAACAGCTAAAAAAAATATTGATACTATTCCTACTTTTATAATAAATGACGAGAAGGTTGTAATAGGTACACAACCTCTAGATTATTTCAGAAAAATATTTGATAAAATAAACAGCTAG
- a CDS encoding MBL fold metallo-hydrolase, whose protein sequence is MILKEANITYIFHSSFMVETKNHILIFDYIKNNNLDINTLNNKLSYSTKKIYVFVTHSHDDHFDPDIFSLKELNSNIKFIISDDISIDKKIENLYYISQYNLLEFDNILIETYGTTDKGLSYFVETDGLNIYHSGDLNWWHWKNDERKARIKEEEDYKKEIDLLRDKVIDISFVPVDPRLEEYYYLSAEYFIDTIGPQLLIPMHFGDKIDITHQLNNKLIHKYSKSKIWEINAPLEVYNFSKDKE, encoded by the coding sequence ATGATACTAAAAGAAGCAAATATTACATACATATTCCATAGTAGCTTTATGGTAGAAACTAAAAATCATATTTTGATATTTGATTATATTAAAAATAATAATTTAGATATAAATACTCTAAATAATAAACTCTCATATTCCACAAAAAAAATATATGTTTTTGTAACTCACTCCCATGATGATCATTTTGATCCTGATATATTTTCATTGAAAGAATTAAACTCAAATATAAAGTTTATAATTAGTGATGATATATCTATTGATAAAAAAATAGAAAATTTATATTATATATCCCAATATAATTTGTTAGAATTTGATAATATATTAATAGAAACATATGGTACAACAGATAAAGGATTATCTTATTTTGTTGAAACAGATGGTTTAAATATATATCATTCAGGTGATTTAAATTGGTGGCATTGGAAAAATGATGAAAGGAAAGCTAGAATTAAAGAAGAGGAAGATTATAAAAAAGAAATTGATTTATTAAGAGATAAAGTTATCGATATATCATTTGTTCCAGTAGATCCTCGATTAGAAGAATATTATTACTTAAGTGCTGAATACTTTATAGATACTATAGGCCCTCAGCTACTTATTCCTATGCATTTTGGGGATAAAATAGATATAACTCATCAATTGAATAATAAATTAATCCATAAATATTCAAAATCTAAAATTTGGGAAATAAATGCACCATTAGAAGTATATAATTTTTCAAAAGATAAAGAGTAG
- a CDS encoding rubredoxin, with the protein MKDYKCTVCSYIYRPERGDRINDIPKGTSFDELPENWKCPRCNQPKMAFVEKE; encoded by the coding sequence ATGAAAGATTATAAATGTACTGTATGTTCGTATATATATAGACCAGAAAGAGGGGATAGGATTAACGATATACCAAAAGGTACAAGTTTTGATGAGTTACCTGAAAACTGGAAGTGCCCTAGATGTAATCAACCTAAAATGGCATTTGTAGAAAAAGAGTAA
- a CDS encoding CvfB family protein gives MIKLGEIQELIVDRFAAQGVYLKSSNDDEDVVLLPIKEVRDDIEIGDKIEVFVYRDSKDRLISTVKNPKITLGDIGLLEIVDNTRIGSFLDWGLEKDLFLPFTEQRGKIKKGEKYLVGAYIDKSNRLCATMNVYDMLRINAPYEENDNVSGMVYNFNPNVGLFIAIDNKYHGLIPKQKLFKRFEIGEVINARVVKVREDGKLELSLREKAYKQIDIDAEKVMNKLNLNEGFINLNDKSSPEKIKKELEISKAAFKRAVGKLLKKGKIEFAENGIMLKK, from the coding sequence ATGATAAAATTAGGAGAGATACAAGAGTTAATAGTAGATAGATTTGCAGCACAAGGAGTGTATTTAAAATCATCAAATGATGATGAAGATGTTGTTTTACTACCTATAAAGGAAGTAAGAGATGATATAGAAATTGGAGATAAAATAGAAGTATTTGTTTATAGAGATTCAAAAGATAGATTAATATCTACAGTAAAAAATCCAAAAATAACTTTAGGAGACATAGGATTACTTGAAATAGTGGATAACACAAGGATTGGATCTTTTTTAGATTGGGGATTAGAAAAAGATTTATTTTTGCCATTTACAGAACAGAGGGGTAAAATTAAAAAAGGAGAAAAATATTTAGTAGGTGCTTATATTGATAAGTCAAATAGATTATGTGCTACTATGAATGTATATGATATGCTAAGAATAAATGCTCCTTATGAAGAAAATGATAATGTTTCCGGAATGGTATATAATTTTAATCCAAATGTAGGATTGTTTATTGCTATAGATAATAAATATCATGGACTTATACCTAAACAAAAGCTATTTAAAAGATTTGAAATAGGTGAAGTTATAAATGCTAGAGTTGTTAAAGTAAGAGAAGATGGTAAGTTAGAATTATCTTTAAGAGAAAAGGCTTATAAACAAATAGATATAGATGCAGAGAAAGTAATGAATAAATTAAATTTAAATGAAGGTTTTATAAATTTAAATGATAAAAGTTCTCCAGAAAAAATAAAAAAAGAATTAGAAATTAGCAAGGCAGCATTTAAAAGAGCAGTAGGAAAATTGCTCAAGAAAGGGAAAATTGAATTTGCTGAAAATGGGATTATGTTAAAAAAATAG
- a CDS encoding DEAD/DEAH box helicase translates to MKTIRFNELQISKEIERAISDMGFEEATPIQTKAIPKIKTGVDVIGQAQTGTGKTVAFGIPVLEKIDLKDKSVQTLILCPTRELAIQVSEEIKRLAKYMPGIKTLPIYGGQPIQRQIGALKKGVQIVIGTPGRVMDHMRRGTLKLQNLKVMVLDEADEMLNMGFREDIETILDETPENRQTLLFSATIPKAILNITKKYQKNAKTIKVVHKELTVPSIEQYYIELKRKNKLEILTRLIDIYNPKLSLVFCNTKRMVDDLVVELQGRGYFADGLHGDLKQNQRDRVMNSFRNGNVDILVATDVAARGLDVDDVEMVFNYDVPQDEEYYVHRIGRTGRAGRTGMAISFAVGKEIYKLKHIQKYTKTNIKRLQAPSVNEVEEAKADKILNEIKDIIENEKLTKEINYIDKLLDDEYTSIDIAAALLNMSMGRIEEKEDSSDLDFGNTGAEPGMVRLFINIGKKHKIRVKDILGAIAGETGLPGEVVGKIDIYDKFTFVEVPKENGKKVLDIMKNNKIKGKKINIEPANSK, encoded by the coding sequence ATGAAAACAATTAGATTTAATGAGTTACAAATTAGTAAAGAAATAGAACGTGCAATAAGTGATATGGGGTTTGAAGAAGCTACGCCAATTCAGACAAAAGCTATACCAAAAATTAAAACAGGAGTAGATGTAATAGGTCAAGCACAAACAGGAACAGGAAAAACTGTTGCATTTGGAATTCCTGTATTGGAAAAAATTGACTTGAAAGATAAATCGGTTCAAACGCTTATATTATGTCCTACAAGAGAACTAGCAATACAAGTTTCTGAGGAAATAAAAAGGCTAGCAAAATATATGCCAGGTATAAAAACACTTCCTATATATGGTGGTCAACCTATACAAAGACAAATTGGTGCGCTTAAAAAAGGTGTTCAAATTGTAATAGGAACTCCAGGTAGAGTTATGGACCATATGAGAAGAGGAACATTAAAATTACAAAATTTAAAAGTTATGGTATTAGACGAAGCAGATGAAATGCTAAATATGGGATTTAGAGAAGACATTGAAACAATATTAGATGAGACTCCAGAAAATAGACAGACATTATTATTTTCAGCTACGATTCCTAAGGCAATACTTAATATAACAAAAAAATACCAAAAAAATGCTAAGACTATAAAAGTTGTTCATAAAGAACTTACAGTTCCGAGTATAGAACAATATTATATTGAACTTAAGAGAAAAAATAAATTAGAAATATTAACTAGATTAATTGATATATATAATCCAAAGCTTAGTTTAGTATTTTGTAATACCAAAAGAATGGTAGATGATTTAGTAGTAGAATTACAAGGTAGAGGATATTTTGCTGATGGATTACATGGAGATTTAAAACAAAATCAAAGAGATAGGGTTATGAATAGTTTTCGTAATGGAAATGTTGATATATTAGTAGCTACAGATGTGGCAGCTAGAGGACTAGATGTTGATGATGTTGAGATGGTATTTAATTATGATGTACCTCAAGATGAAGAGTATTATGTTCATAGAATAGGTAGAACAGGAAGAGCAGGAAGAACAGGAATGGCTATCTCATTTGCTGTAGGAAAAGAAATATATAAATTAAAACATATACAAAAATATACAAAAACAAATATTAAGAGACTTCAAGCACCTTCAGTAAATGAAGTTGAAGAAGCAAAGGCTGATAAAATATTAAATGAGATAAAAGATATAATTGAAAATGAAAAGCTAACTAAAGAAATAAATTATATTGATAAATTATTAGATGATGAATATACATCAATTGATATTGCTGCAGCATTACTTAATATGTCAATGGGTAGAATTGAAGAAAAAGAAGATTCTTCTGATTTAGACTTTGGAAATACTGGTGCTGAGCCTGGCATGGTAAGGTTATTTATAAACATTGGTAAAAAACATAAAATTAGAGTAAAAGATATATTAGGAGCAATAGCTGGAGAAACTGGATTACCAGGAGAAGTAGTTGGTAAAATTGATATTTATGATAAATTTACTTTTGTAGAAGTACCTAAAGAAAATGGTAAAAAAGTTTTAGATATAATGAAAAATAACAAGATTAAAGGTAAAAAAATAAATATAGAACCAGCAAATAGTAAGTAA